The Corvus hawaiiensis isolate bCorHaw1 chromosome 2, bCorHaw1.pri.cur, whole genome shotgun sequence genome includes a window with the following:
- the HMGB1 gene encoding high mobility group protein B1 codes for MGKGDPKKPRGKMSSYAFFVQTCREEHKKKHPDASVNFSEFSKKCSERWKTMSSKEKGKFEDMAKADKLRYEKEMKNYVPPKGETKKKFKDPNAPKRPPSAFFLFCSEFRPKIKGEHPGLSIGDVAKKLGEMWNNTAADDKQPYEKKAAKLKEKYEKDIAAYRAKGKVDGGKKVVAKAEKSKKKKEEEEDEDEDEEDEDDEEEEEEEDEDDDDDE; via the exons atGGGCAAAGGTGATCCTAAGAAGCCGAGAGGTAAAATGTCTTCATACGCCTTCTTTGTGCAAACCTGTCGGGAGGAGCACAAGAAGAAACATCCAGATGCGTCAGTGAACTTCTCAGAGTTCTCAAAAAAATGCTCAGAACGATGGAAG ACTATGTCTTCTAAGGAGAAAGGGAAGTTTGAAGATATGGCAAAGGCTGACAAGCTTcgttatgaaaaagaaatgaaaaactaTGTACCACCTAAgggggaaacaaaaaagaagttcAAGGATCCAAATGCACCGAAGAGGCCTCC TTCggcttttttcttgttctgctCTGAGTTTCGTCCAAAAATCAAAGGAGAACATCCTGGTCTGTCCATTGGAGATGTCGCAAAGAAACTGGGAGAGATGTGGAACAACACCGCTGCAGACGATAAACAGCCTTATGAAAAGAAGGCTGCTAAGCTGAAGGAGAAAtatgaaaag GATATTGCTGCATACCGGGCCAAAGGGAAGGTTGATGGAGGCAAAAAAGTAGTTGCCAAGGCTGAgaagagcaagaagaagaaggaagaggaggaggatgaggatgaagatgaagaggatgaagatgatgaagaggaggaagaagaggaggatgaagatgatgatgatgatgaataA